One Nicotiana tabacum cultivar K326 chromosome 23, ASM71507v2, whole genome shotgun sequence genomic window, TTACACCCTTGGGTGCCCCTTTCTGTTGTCTGCTTGTCCATGCACTTACAATTGCCTCAAGTGTCCTAGTCATGAGCGTGTTAATTGCTGAGCACTTTCAGTGCTCGACTCCAAAATATATGAAATCTGTAGATTCCTCATGCATCTTCGTGCATCAGTCTTTCATTTGGAAGTATATGAGCTTCTTTGAGTTGCTTGTCTATTGCTCCTCCACTAAACTAATATGTAGTACATTTATTCACGGTATCAGGGCAGTCTCAGCCTCCATGCCACCTTTCAGTATTTCTCGAAGTCACAGATACAAGGAATACTAAGAGTGATTGGAGTTGTTTCGTGAGCCATCGGTTGTCTGTTGTGAACCAAAAGATGGAGGAGAAGTCTGTCACAAAGGAATCTCAGAATCGGTATTCTAAAGCTGCAAAGGACTGGGGTTGGCGCGAATTTGTGACCCTTACTAGTCTCTTTGATCAAGATTCTGGATTTCTTTTTCAGGATACTGTTGTGTTCTCTGCCGAAGTCCTTATTTTAAAGGAGACATCCATCTTCCAGGAATTGATCGATCAGGATAATGAGTCAGCAAATGGAGGTTCCCAGTTGGACAAAGGTGGGAAGAAAAGTTCTTTTACATGGAAGGTGGAGAACTTCTTGTCCTTCAAGGAGATAATGGAGACACGGAAAATATTTAGCAAATTCTTTCAAGCAGGCGGGTGTGAGCTTCGTATTGGTAAATTGCTATACCCTTCTCGTCCTCTTCCTCCTCTCCACCCCTTTTACTTCTCTCCCTTATGATTCTAAACATCGTTGTTGAATTCCACGTTTGACAACTggcatttatttattttaaattgcaGGTGTATATGAATCGTTTGACACTATATGCATATATCTAGAGAGTGATCAGTCTGCTGGTACTGATCCAGACAAGAACTTTTGGGTTAGATACAGGATGGCTATTCTGAACCAGAAAAATCCTTCTAAAACAGTGTGGAAGGAGTCCTCCATTTGCACTAAAACTTGGAATAATTCCGTTCTTCAATTTATGAAGGTCTCAGATATGTTGGAACCAGATGCAGGATTTCTCGTACGCGATACAGTCGTCTTTGTCTGTGAAATTCTGGATTGCTGTCcttggtttgaattttctgaccTTGAGGTTAGTGGTTGACGCACTTGTGTAAATtggttttccttgtttgttggtGGGAAGGTATCTGCCACTTCTTTCTGTCTGTGGCTTATCCAATTTACATGAAGTGTATTTTAACAACAATATCTAAGACACAGAGACATGCATTTCAACTGCACTCCTTATCCAATTTACACGAATGTATCAATGATGTTCATTCTCCTCCTTGTCTCTTTTTACTAAGCACTGAAATATGTGCCTCTGGAATTTAGGTTTTTGAGTATTAGGTACTGTCATGATGAAATGTGTAGCTTGAGACAAATGCTTCCTCTTTATATGAGGGTGAAGATGCTCCAGCTGCACTTTCACTGTAAGATATCACATGGCTTACCAATGAATTATTGATATAACTAGGTTTACTGGTAAATCTTCTTTATTGAACTGTTTGGATTCTTTCGGAGAATGTCTAGGATGTTCATTAGACTGATCCACTGGTGGATTCTTTCTGGTAATGTCTAGGATGTTCATTAGGACTGTGTATCCAACTTAAACTCTTTCTCTTCTCTATCCTGTCACTACTATTGGTGGAATTAACAGGGGGTAGGGGTTGTGGATGCATTTATCTAGACACAAACATAGACACCTCCCCAAACAAGTTAGTACCTCTATCCCGGAAAGCTTGACCCACTTTGTCTAGTGTGGAGAGTTAGAGAAATTTTAAATTGAGTATTGTATTCAACCGGGACTCCAAAGGACTGACTATTTCCCAAAAAGAATTTAGAGGACCGACTTGTCTCCAAAATAAAACGAGTGTAGACGTTAAAAGAAACTTACTGGTAGACATATTAAGTTACATATGTTGTTACTTTGGATCGAAATTACACCCGTCAAAAACTTATATACGTGCTCTGATCAACAAGTATCTAAGGACTATAACTTTCGTTAACATAAGGAACAGAGAACTCTTCTGCCACTGGATAGATTGTGGCAGGAGGATGAGATTGTTGGCCTTCTTGTTGCACTATGCAGGGGGGTGGTTTCAATGAGGGTAGAAGAGAGGAAAAGCAAAGAGTTTGGCTGGAAAGGCAAAACCTAGTTGGAGATACCAGAAGGAAACAAATTTTTGTATGTACAAGCAAAAGGGGGGGAGGAGATCTGCAGTCGACATTGAGGCAGAGAAGTAGATTCTTTATGCTCACAAAAGGAAGTTGTGTATGGCTTTCAATTTGTCGTTCTGTTGGTgtgcttttttttctttgtatgtgaAGTTTAACTTAAGATAACCTCATAATTAACGTATCAACCTGGCTATCGTACAGTAGTTATGTTAATTATCTACTACAATCAGAAAAATTATGTTAACCATCTATAGTCAACTGATCACTGGCCAATCTTAATTGTCAACCTAGCTGCTACGGACGTGTTCATTCTgtaattgaaatttttgtttcaGCACTTTTCGGATCTTTCCCTTCGCTGTCCCTTATGTAGAGCTAACCGTAGGTTTGGTTCAAGGGACATTGCTCTTCAGCATCTTTTGTTGCATatattttataattcatgttATAGTTGCAAAAAAGATAGTGGTAAATGCAAGGGTATTTGGTAATCGTATCATGATAGTTTATTTTTCATGGTAGACGGTTTCCTCCTTTTTTTggttggtgtgtgtgtgtgtgtgggggggggggggggttgagagTAGCGTATTTTTTGGGGGTGAGTGGGTATCGACGGACCCATTACAGTACTTGTAAGCATTTTTATCTTGGTGTTTATATCTTTTCATTTCTATAGTAGCTTTCACAGGCTGAAAATTTACGTTTGTAGCTTCTCTCTGTATTccgacatcttctttcttcattAAAGAAATGAAGTTACTCTAGGAAACTGGAAAGTGAGTACTATGGTCACTTGATTCATTACGGTTAAATATTGAAAAGTTTTCTTTTAGTGTTTACTTACAATGAATTTAGAACGGCTCAATATGAACTGACAATTTTGGCATCAGTCACCAAGTCTTTGACTTAGCAGGTATATAGGCTCTTATCCTTTAGGGTTAAGCGTGAGCCCCTTTTTATTATTAACTCATAGGAAATAGAGGATATCGTATCATTTTTAATGCTCTCCAAAGTCCGAGGCTTTATGTTTTACCACGAGGTCCGCTTTCTGTAGTTATTTAAGGACAGTTGCATTTTTGCAGTCAAAATGGAGCTGAATATATAGAGGCTAGTTTGGAATTGagatgtagttgattgattgattgatttacCTTTGTGGTCAGTCATCAGTGGACTTATTTGAGTGCCCCCATGTCATAACTCTCTATCTATTTTTGTTCTCCATGGGATTTTATATATTGATCTAGTAATTTCACTTGTTATTCCTTAGGTATTGGCATCCGAGGATGATCAGGATGCTTTGACAACTGAACCTGATGAACTCATTGACTCAGAAGATAGTGAGGGAATAAGCGGAGATGAAGAAGATATATTCCGGAATCTTCTTTCTAGAGCAGGGTTTCACCTCACTTATGGAGATAATCATTCACAGCCACAAGTCACTTTAAGAGAAAAACTTCTTATGGATGCTGGTGCAATAGCTGGGTTCCTGACAGGACTTCGTGTTTATCTTGACGACCCTGCTAAAGTAAAGCGCTTGCTCCTTCCTACTAAGATATCTGGCTGTAATGATGGAAAGAAGGTAAATAAGAAGGAAGAATCTTCACCAAGTTTGATGAACTTGCTGATGGGTGTAAAAGTCTTGCAGCAAGCAATCGTTGATTTACTTTTGGATATAATGGTTGAATGCTGTCAACCTACGGAAGGAAGTTCTAATACTGAGTCATTTGAAGTGAGTGCCAGAGCTATTCCAAGTGGCAGTGGAGGGAGTAGTTCTTTGGAGTCTGATAGGTGCAATAGTGCAAATGAACCTTTGCAACTTTTAGTCCATGACAGATTGGATTCAACAGCGGATGAAAGCATGAATTCATCTGCTGTGCAAAGCTCTGACATTGGCAGGATTGATGCTCCCGAGAAGGCTTTCTCTGTACAGCCTATTTGTCCACCAGAAACATCTGCTGGTGGTTTCTCTGAAAATCCTCAGCGCGCAAAGGTACTACTATGTCTTGCTCTTGAAGTTTTTATGTTTAAGTTGTTCTTGTATAGGCCATTCAAAGCCACTGTAATTTCAGACCAAATGGCCAGAGCAGTCCGAGGAGCTTCTTGGGTTGATAGTGAACTCCTTGAGAGCACTTGATGAAGCTGTTCCCCAAGGTTGTCCTGAACCAAGGAGGAGGCCCCAGTCTGCACAGAAGATAATGCTTGTACTGGATAAAGCTCCCAAGCATTTGCAAGCCGACCTAGTTGCTCTTGTACCGAAACTGGTTGAGCATTCAGAACATCCTCTTGCCGCTTGTGCGCTTCTAGAACGACTTCAAAAGCCAGACGCCGAACCTGCACTAAGGATGCCGGTAAGATAATCTGAAGttatctttcttttcttcatctgAGATATGAAAATGTAACTTTGGTCTTTATAGATCATGTATAGCATTGGGAGAATACAGATTTTTGATTCATAATGTCACTTTTCCCGATGATCTGATTGCTAAATCTTTCAGGTCTTTGGTGCACTTAGCCAATTGGAATGCGATAATGATGTATGGGAACGTGCTTTTTTCCGGTCATTTGATCTTTTAGCAGATTCCAATGACGAACCTCTGGCAGCAACAGTGGACTTTATATTCAAGGCTGCACTTCACTGTCAACATCTTCCAGAAGCAGTACGCCTTGGAATTGGTTTTTGTATACATTTAACCTTTCATCTCTTTAAAGGTATAATATTTTGATTTCCCCTGCAGGTAAGAGCCATACGTGTCAGGCTTAAAAATTTGGGAACCGAAGTCTCTCCATGTGTTCTTGATTATTTGAGTCGGACTGTAAATAACTGTGCAGATATTGCTGAAGCTATTCTGAGAGATATAGATTGTGACAGTGATTTTTGTGACAACCACTCAGCTGTACCTTGTGGGCTTTTCTTATTTGATGAAAGTTGTCACAATTCTGATAGGCCACGTACAGTGGATGAACAAGCTTTCCATTTGACTCATCATTTTTCTGATATTTATATGCTGATTGAGATGTTATCAATTCCGTGTCTTGCTGTCGAAGCTTCCCAGACATTTGAAAGAGCTGTAGCTCGAGGGGCCATTGTCGCGCAATCTGTAGCCATGGTTTTGGAGAGGTGTCTTGCTCGGAGATTAAATTTGACCTCTCAATACGTTGCTGAAAATTTTCAGCATACTGATTTGGTTGTAGAAGGGGGAACCATTGAGCAATTGAGAACCCAGCGAGATGACTTTACTTCAATTCTTGGTCTAGCTGAGACATTGGCACTCTCTGGAGATCCGCGTGTAAAAGGTTTTGTAAAGTTGCTTTACACCATTTTGTTCAAATGGTATGCTGACGAGTCTTACCGATTGAGGATCCTCAAGAGGCTTGTTGATCGTGCCACAAGTTCGACAAAAGGTGCACGTGAAGTAGATTTAGATTTGGAGATTTTGGTAATCTTGATTCACGAGGAGCAAGAAATTGTTAGCCCAGTTCTCAGCATGATGAGGGAGGTGGCTGAACTTGCAAATGTTGATCGTGCTGCACTTTGGCATCAATACTGCACTAGTGAGGATGAAATTCTACGTCTTCGTGAGGAAAGGAAAGCGGAAAGTGCCAATATGGCTAAAGAGAAAGCTATCATTTCCCAAAAGCTTAATGAATCAGAGGCTGCTAATAATCGGCTCAAGGTATTTTGATCATTAGTGTTCCATGTTTgggctttcttttcttttcttttctttgttattgGTGGATGCTTGCTTGAAAAAATATCTTCTTTACTTGATATTTTTTCTTTGATGAAATTTACAAACCTTATGGCACAGTCTGAGATGAGGGCCGAGATGGATCGTTTTTCTGGGGAAAGGAAGGAACTCATGGAACAAATACAAGAAGTTGAAAGTCAACTTGAATGGCTACGCTCTGAACATGATGATGAAATTACTAGGCTCACAGTAGAGAAAAGGGCTCTTCAAGATCGCTTGCACGATACGGAAACACAACTTTCCCAATTGAAATCACGGAAACGTGATGAATTAAAGGTCTGCAGTTCATTTTCTGAATTGGCACCAGTTATTATTTTTCATTAAGGCTtgattttgtatatttttctggATGAGCTCATTAACGCTTTGAAGCTATCTAAACAATGTTAAATAACTTTAAGCCCATCTAAGCAAAAGTAAAGTTTAATTATGTTTAGATAACTTCAATGCTTTACTTAGCCCTTGCTCAGTCCTCTGCCATTTCTGCAGTCGCTTGGTTTTCTTTAGATAGCTTCAAAGCTTAATGGCCCTCACTCCATCCTCTGCCTTAATTTCCATTGATCtcgtttttatttcttcttattaAGCTGTCTGTTTTCATTACTTCCACAACCTCATTTGGTATGACACTTTATCTTGGAggatttaacttctttttttgaCTATGGTTTTCTTAAATATTTAAAGAAGATTTTGACAAGTGTGGTTAATTACACCTTTCAGTGTAGTGTCAAAATATACAAATTGTTTTCAACAAAAATATCAGTATCCTTTCAGTGTAGTGTCAAAATATACAAATTGTTTTCAACAAAAATATCAGTATCCTTTCTGAAAGGATACTGATATTTTTGTTGAAAACAATTTGTATATTTTGACACTACACTGAAAGGTGTAATTAACCACACTTGTCTCCTTTGGTTATTTAGTTGGCAGTATTTAGTCCCTGTAGATTGCCATATTAACTTTTTGGATTTTGTCAGCTCTTTTGCTTTAGCctagtatttcttttcttttttgtatcaaagCTGACTCTTTCCCCCTTTTGTACTTCCTGCACCTTCTTGATGCCTTTTTCTATAAAACtcattacttcatcaaaaaatatCAGTATCCTAAATCAACCTGAAATTTGGACACCTTAGCATTCATACTCCGAATAGTTATAAACTTATCATGCATTTTGGGATTTGAGGGAGGGAGTGTGGGGTTCATTTTGAGTTGTGAATTTTTGTTGTTGATAAACAAACATATGTAACTTGAGATGTCATACATCCCATGAATTTGAGATTCTTGGTCTTACTGAACCAGAATTTATAAATGCattcaatacaacaacaacaacaacatacccagtattatcccacaccgtggggtctggggagggtagtgtgtacgcagaccttacccctaccttatgaggATAGAGatgctgtttccaatagaccctcgactcaggaaagcataagcaccacattaatgaaaatatagacaagaaggaacaataccaaaaagccatataaaagcagaataaaaacaataagatagtaaggtgatcaacaaagAAAGGAAACAACGGCTAGTCATAAAAACCCTACTACTAACAGAAAGCCAGACTGCGTACCAATACTACTGTTAtaaacactctagactacctactctactaccctaattctcgacctccataccttcctatcaagggtcatgtcctcggtcagctgaagctgtgccatgtcttgcctaatcatctctccccacctcttctttggcctacctctacctctccgtaggccctccaatgtcaacctctcacacctcctcaccggggcgtctgtgctcctcctcctcacatgaccaaaccacttAAGCCGCGCTTCCCgtatcttgtcctcaataggggccacacgcaccttgtcgcgaataacctcatttctgatcctatctaacctggtgtgcccgcacatccatctcaacatcctcatctctgctaccttcatcttctggacatgagcgatcttgactggccaacactcatccccatacaacatcgttggcCTAACCACCACTCTGtcgaacttacctttaagtttcggtgacaccttcttatcacacaaaacaccggaagtgAGTCTcgatttcatccatcccgccccaatacgatgtgtgatatcttcatcaatctccccatccccatgaataatagacccaagttATTTAAAACTTCCTCTCCTAGGGTTGACttgcgagtccagcctcacctccccttcctcgccttgagtctcgccactgaacatacactccaagtattctgtcttggtcctgctcaacttgaaatctttagactccagggtctgcctccacACCTCTAATTGCGCATTCACACCGTCTCgcttctcgtcaatcaatacaatatcatctgcaaatagtatgcaccacgacacctccccttggatgtggcgcgCCGGTACGTCCATCGCCAGAGCAAATaaaaaagggctgagtgccgACCCCTGATATAACCCTATCATAGCCAGAAAATGGTCCGAGTCCCCACCCACtgtcctcactcgggtctttgttccatcatacatgtccttaataaACCTACCGTAGGCACtaggtacacctctagcctccaaacatctccacaaaacctcctctgaactttatcgtacgccttttctaagtcgatgaacaccatatgcaagtccttctctctctccctatactgctccgtcaatctcctaacaaggtggatggcttctgtagtcg contains:
- the LOC107778752 gene encoding uncharacterized protein LOC107778752, with translation MRNHHKNLASAGETAVSSSAEQSQPSAVLVPRRPMMSSSPAATSSLSSEKPMAASEDPAASRDPTSVTATVAAESVMVERRGEYAAVCKWAVSNFTRVKARALWSKYFEVGGYDCRLLVYPKGDSQALPGYISVYLQIMDPRNTASSKWDCFASYRLAVEHPTDSSKSIHRDSWHRFSSKKKSHGWCDFTPSNSILDSKLGFLCNNDCILITADILILHESVSFSRDNNETQSNSASNLVVTSPAGDVLSGKFTWKVHNFSLFKEMIKTQKIMSPVFPAGECNVRISVYQSSVNGVDHLSMCLESKDTEKTSSSDRSCWCLFRMSVLNQKPGLNHMHRDSYGRFAADNKSGDNTSLGWNDYIKMADFVGSDSGFLVDDTAIFSTSFHVIKELSSFSKNGGLIGLRSGSSARKSDGHMGKFTWRIENFTRLKDLLKKRKITGLCIKSRRFQIGNRDCRLIVYPRGQSQPPCHLSVFLEVTDTRNTKSDWSCFVSHRLSVVNQKMEEKSVTKESQNRYSKAAKDWGWREFVTLTSLFDQDSGFLFQDTVVFSAEVLILKETSIFQELIDQDNESANGGSQLDKGGKKSSFTWKVENFLSFKEIMETRKIFSKFFQAGGCELRIGVYESFDTICIYLESDQSAGTDPDKNFWVRYRMAILNQKNPSKTVWKESSICTKTWNNSVLQFMKVSDMLEPDAGFLVRDTVVFVCEILDCCPWFEFSDLEVLASEDDQDALTTEPDELIDSEDSEGISGDEEDIFRNLLSRAGFHLTYGDNHSQPQVTLREKLLMDAGAIAGFLTGLRVYLDDPAKVKRLLLPTKISGCNDGKKVNKKEESSPSLMNLLMGVKVLQQAIVDLLLDIMVECCQPTEGSSNTESFEVSARAIPSGSGGSSSLESDRCNSANEPLQLLVHDRLDSTADESMNSSAVQSSDIGRIDAPEKAFSVQPICPPETSAGGFSENPQRAKTKWPEQSEELLGLIVNSLRALDEAVPQGCPEPRRRPQSAQKIMLVLDKAPKHLQADLVALVPKLVEHSEHPLAACALLERLQKPDAEPALRMPVFGALSQLECDNDVWERAFFRSFDLLADSNDEPLAATVDFIFKAALHCQHLPEAVRAIRVRLKNLGTEVSPCVLDYLSRTVNNCADIAEAILRDIDCDSDFCDNHSAVPCGLFLFDESCHNSDRPRTVDEQAFHLTHHFSDIYMLIEMLSIPCLAVEASQTFERAVARGAIVAQSVAMVLERCLARRLNLTSQYVAENFQHTDLVVEGGTIEQLRTQRDDFTSILGLAETLALSGDPRVKGFVKLLYTILFKWYADESYRLRILKRLVDRATSSTKGAREVDLDLEILVILIHEEQEIVSPVLSMMREVAELANVDRAALWHQYCTSEDEILRLREERKAESANMAKEKAIISQKLNESEAANNRLKSEMRAEMDRFSGERKELMEQIQEVESQLEWLRSEHDDEITRLTVEKRALQDRLHDTETQLSQLKSRKRDELKRVTKEKNALAERLKSAEAARKRFDEELKRYATEKLTLEEIRKSLEDEVRRLTQTVGQTEGEKREKEEQVARCEAFIDGMESKLEACQHYIRQLEASLQEEMSRHAPLYGAGLEALSMKELETLAQIHEEGLRQIHAIQQHKGNPAGSPLVSPHNLPPTHALFPTAPPPMAVGLPPSLIPNGVRIHSNGHVNGSIRPWFNHS